In Candidatus Bathyarchaeia archaeon, the following are encoded in one genomic region:
- a CDS encoding metal ABC transporter permease — protein sequence MSQFLLSLLSGIFIGGAAGFLGSLMLPKRMSLVAGPLGHLALPGIALALIYGFDISLGAFPLVILGIVLIWLFERRTKLPAEALTAVVFATGVAVAFFFLPIEQAEAALVGDISNIQFNDAVFSIALCVLVFFVVEKIYSKMTLINISEDLAKSQKINVGKYNLVYLLLIALIVALGVKVVGGLLTAAIVAIPAVTSKNLAKNLAQYKLLALSFGILSSAVGIFLSQLTLLPAGPLIIVSSAFLFVISMIFKR from the coding sequence ATGAGTCAGTTTCTTCTAAGTTTACTTTCCGGAATTTTTATTGGAGGAGCTGCTGGTTTCTTAGGTTCGTTGATGTTGCCGAAACGGATGTCTTTGGTGGCTGGTCCTCTAGGTCATTTAGCCTTGCCTGGAATCGCTTTAGCTTTGATTTATGGCTTTGATATTTCTTTAGGAGCTTTTCCACTTGTTATTTTAGGAATAGTTTTGATTTGGCTTTTTGAGAGAAGAACAAAACTGCCAGCTGAGGCTTTAACAGCTGTTGTTTTCGCCACAGGTGTTGCAGTTGCCTTTTTCTTTTTGCCAATTGAACAGGCAGAAGCTGCTTTGGTTGGAGACATTTCAAACATTCAATTTAATGATGCAGTTTTTTCCATCGCCTTGTGTGTGCTCGTCTTTTTTGTTGTTGAAAAAATCTATTCTAAAATGACTCTGATAAATATCTCTGAAGATTTGGCGAAGTCTCAAAAGATTAATGTTGGAAAATACAATTTGGTCTATCTTCTGTTGATTGCTTTGATTGTTGCTTTGGGAGTAAAGGTTGTTGGCGGACTACTAACTGCCGCTATTGTTGCAATACCTGCCGTCACATCAAAAAACTTGGCTAAAAACCTTGCCCAATACAAACTTTTGGCTTTAAGTTTTGGCATTTTAAGTTCAGCTGTCGGAATTTTCCTCTCACAACTAACCTTGTTGCCAGCTGGTCCATTAATCATTGTTTCTAGCGCTTTTCTGTTTGTAATCTCTATGATTTTTAAAAGATAA
- a CDS encoding metal ABC transporter ATP-binding protein, giving the protein MENVILSVGNLNVELNGEEILAGLSFNVYEGEVLAILGPNGAGKTTLLKALLGIIPYEGVVEWKKGVKIGYVPQRLPFIKDVPLSVKEFFQLENVSESEMKEILTSIGLGEEFLWRKIGDLSSGQFQRILVGWALASDPNVLLFDEPLAGIDIGGQESVYNLLERLKSERNLTILFVTHELSIVYRLADKVLCLNKRMLCCGAPKEKLTPEAISNLYASPVKFYQHKHEEGGTT; this is encoded by the coding sequence ATGGAGAATGTTATTTTAAGTGTTGGAAATTTAAATGTTGAATTGAATGGGGAAGAGATTCTCGCAGGTTTGTCTTTTAATGTTTATGAAGGTGAAGTTTTGGCTATTTTGGGTCCGAATGGGGCTGGGAAAACAACTTTGTTGAAAGCGTTGCTTGGGATTATTCCGTATGAAGGTGTGGTGGAATGGAAGAAAGGAGTTAAGATTGGTTATGTTCCACAGAGGTTGCCTTTCATTAAGGATGTGCCTTTGAGTGTTAAGGAATTTTTTCAGTTGGAAAATGTTTCAGAAAGCGAAATGAAGGAGATTTTGACATCAATTGGTTTAGGAGAAGAATTTTTGTGGAGGAAAATTGGAGATTTGTCTTCTGGTCAGTTTCAGAGAATTTTGGTTGGTTGGGCTTTAGCTTCTGATCCTAATGTTCTGCTTTTTGATGAACCTTTAGCGGGCATCGATATCGGCGGTCAAGAGTCGGTTTATAATCTTCTTGAAAGGTTGAAAAGTGAAAGAAATTTAACAATTTTATTTGTTACTCACGAGTTGTCAATAGTTTACAGATTAGCTGACAAGGTTCTTTGCTTGAACAAGAGGATGTTATGTTGTGGTGCGCCGAAAGAAAAGTTAACTCCGGAGGCTATTTCAAATCTTTACGCAAGTCCGGTAAAGTTTTACCAGCATAAACACGAAGAAGGCGGAACGACATGA
- a CDS encoding NosD domain-containing protein, translating into MKVEPTIFVLAFVLLFFPFNQSLHLFSSPKIMSGSAQTGPIQPIPGQYANFSLSVFSYNGTFVSSGYYNITYQQPDPSWENCINATRDLFLPIWGLISGWQLVNVSNRQIVDQSASFWSGATYYEFWMQLPLQIGENVTWWTTPWANATVLASEILNLMGREINCWKTCCNVSGISPDPKDLNQTAWFDKSTGHLVRMIEYENDRYLDISVFQTNIVVQTVHNLNTGLNYTAIQEAIDAPETLNGHTIFVKNGVYYEHLIVYKSVSLIGENRDMTIIDGNGTGTVIQITANNVSVINFTIRNAGKTWSGIGYPPSCISGNNVAYVNITNNVLTNAAVCTWFYSSTFINISNNSVTNAIAAGIIGYASSNIVINQNLVDNCGLMGLHLDGSSTGCDIINNTVMNTLEGIEVETSAGNYVVGNLLEGNNVSIVLNQCNGLNTFRENNMTSDWYNLIIWGWTLDAFMQDFDTTNIVNGKTVFYFTSAHNLLINPSNCPNIGYLAIVNCTNTTIKDIDLSLNKDGLILAQSSNCSLINITLDGNRGPLIYGGLTLFNSTNNKIVNSLISNNSVGICTYQSNGNIFYHNAFINNTIHLISNFYSPFQSPPQSAPYSNNIWDDGYPNGGNYWSNYAGVDFHNGPYQNETGSDGIGDSKFRINSGPGTPPELVQFDNYPLMGMFYDFEVAGPGNEIYHVQVISNSTVSELNLAVWLSSPNEYLQPGQEFLQFYVEGENDTSGFCRITISRALLNDSYIVLVDWTIVPSYQLDVSNSTHTYLYFTYNHTKHEVIIIPEFTFTSILLLFLTATLIEIILLRTKAKTSKTNLDISLKPRRTPTQIFSVSVY; encoded by the coding sequence ATGAAGGTTGAGCCTACAATATTTGTTTTAGCATTTGTCCTATTATTCTTTCCGTTTAATCAGAGTTTACACCTATTCAGTTCGCCAAAGATAATGAGTGGCTCTGCGCAGACAGGCCCAATTCAGCCCATACCTGGTCAATATGCTAATTTCTCTTTGTCAGTATTCAGCTATAATGGAACGTTTGTTTCGTCTGGATACTATAACATAACTTATCAGCAGCCCGATCCTAGTTGGGAGAATTGTATTAACGCAACTCGTGATCTGTTTCTTCCTATTTGGGGTCTTATTTCTGGTTGGCAGCTTGTGAATGTATCCAATCGCCAAATAGTTGATCAATCAGCTTCCTTTTGGTCTGGAGCGACATACTACGAGTTCTGGATGCAATTGCCGCTTCAAATAGGGGAGAATGTGACATGGTGGACGACTCCTTGGGCAAACGCAACGGTTCTGGCTTCCGAAATATTAAACTTGATGGGACGGGAAATTAATTGTTGGAAAACTTGTTGCAATGTATCGGGAATTTCGCCTGATCCAAAAGATCTTAATCAAACTGCATGGTTTGATAAGTCAACTGGGCATTTAGTTAGAATGATTGAATATGAAAATGATCGGTATTTGGATATTTCAGTTTTTCAGACAAACATCGTGGTTCAGACAGTCCATAACCTTAATACAGGATTAAACTACACAGCGATTCAAGAGGCTATAGATGCTCCAGAGACCCTTAACGGTCACACTATTTTTGTTAAAAATGGAGTTTATTATGAACACTTAATTGTATATAAATCTGTATCGTTAATTGGCGAAAATAGGGACATGACGATAATTGACGGGAATGGAACGGGAACTGTAATTCAAATAACAGCCAATAATGTCAGCGTCATCAATTTTACGATTAGAAATGCTGGAAAAACATGGAGCGGAATTGGTTATCCACCAAGCTGCATCAGCGGCAATAACGTCGCATATGTTAATATCACAAATAACGTTTTAACTAACGCTGCTGTTTGCACATGGTTTTATTCCTCAACATTCATAAACATCAGTAATAACAGTGTTACTAACGCGATAGCGGCTGGCATAATTGGATATGCCTCATCCAACATTGTAATAAATCAAAACCTTGTAGATAATTGTGGATTAATGGGGCTTCACCTTGATGGAAGTAGCACTGGCTGCGACATTATAAACAACACTGTCATGAACACTTTAGAGGGAATAGAAGTAGAGACATCTGCTGGAAATTATGTTGTAGGAAACCTACTGGAAGGCAACAATGTGAGCATAGTGCTTAATCAGTGTAATGGTTTGAATACCTTCAGAGAAAACAACATGACAAGTGATTGGTATAACCTAATAATTTGGGGTTGGACTCTTGACGCCTTTATGCAAGATTTTGACACAACAAACATTGTAAATGGTAAGACAGTTTTTTACTTCACCAGCGCCCATAATCTACTCATAAATCCATCTAACTGCCCAAACATTGGCTATTTAGCAATTGTAAACTGCACTAATACAACGATAAAGGACATTGATCTTTCCTTGAACAAAGATGGCTTAATACTGGCTCAATCGTCCAATTGCAGTTTAATAAACATAACCCTAGACGGAAATAGAGGTCCACTAATTTACGGAGGTTTAACTCTCTTCAACTCAACCAACAACAAAATAGTTAACAGTCTAATCAGCAACAACAGCGTGGGCATATGCACCTACCAGTCGAATGGAAATATTTTTTACCATAATGCTTTCATCAACAACACAATACATTTAATTTCTAACTTCTACTCACCATTCCAGTCTCCACCGCAATCTGCACCATATTCAAACAACATTTGGGATGATGGCTATCCCAACGGTGGAAATTACTGGAGCAACTATGCTGGAGTAGATTTTCATAATGGACCTTACCAGAATGAGACTGGCAGTGATGGAATAGGAGATTCAAAGTTCAGGATAAACAGCGGTCCTGGAACACCTCCTGAATTAGTGCAGTTTGACAATTATCCTTTAATGGGAATGTTCTACGATTTTGAAGTGGCTGGACCAGGCAACGAAATATACCACGTTCAAGTGATAAGCAACTCTACCGTGTCTGAGCTTAATTTGGCTGTTTGGCTTAGCTCCCCAAACGAATATCTACAGCCTGGACAAGAATTCCTACAATTTTATGTAGAAGGCGAAAACGATACTAGCGGATTTTGCAGGATAACCATTTCAAGAGCTTTACTAAACGATTCATATATAGTGTTAGTTGACTGGACAATAGTGCCATCGTATCAACTTGATGTTTCAAACAGCACCCACACCTACCTATACTTCACTTACAACCACACAAAACATGAGGTAATAATAATCCCAGAATTCACCTTCACCTCGATACTATTGCTATTCCTAACAGCAACACTGATCGAAATCATATTATTAAGAACAAAAGCCAAAACATCAAAAACAAACTTGGATATCTCATTAAAACCGCGACGAACCCCAACACAAATATTTTCTGTAAGTGTTTACTAA